Below is a genomic region from Deltaproteobacteria bacterium.
ACCCAATCGCTCGAGCATGGTCACCACAGATTCAGCACTAAAGGGTGCCGATGCATCGTCGCCTGTTCCCGCCAAGCCTACGACCAAACCATAACCAATCAACTGGTTAGCTCTCGCACCCTCAAGATCCGCCAGTTCTTTCAAACGTTCGGCCTGGGCACTTTGTGAGCCCACCAAGACCAACAAAGCCACCATCAGACCATTTTTAACTTTTAAAACACCCATGACACCCTCACCCGCACGTAGAATCGAATTGGAAACGCTTCTTAGAATGGCCAGACCCAGTCCATGACCCTGGTAAACCATCCCGGGCTCTGCTTGTCGGCAATGACCCCTCGACCGGTATACTCGAGTTCAACATCCGCTACTTGAATCGAGCTGATTGAATTATCAGGTTCGATATCAATGGGGCGGATAACCCCGCTTAGATACAAAATACTTTCTTCTTCGTTAATCAAGACCACTTTAGAGCCCTCTATATAGAAGTCACCGTTCGGCAGTGTCTTTTTGATAC
It encodes:
- the flgI gene encoding flagellar basal body P-ring protein FlgI (part of the basal body which consists of four rings L, P, S, and M mounted on a central rod; Bradyrhizobium has one thick flagellum and several thin flagella; the Bradyrhizobium protein in this cluster is associated with the thin flagella), with the protein product MGVLKVKNGLMVALLVLVGSQSAQAERLKELADLEGARANQLIGYGLVVGLAGTGDDASAPFSAESVVTMLERLG